The nucleotide sequence CTGGACCTGGCCGGCCGACCAGATGCCTTCGTCGGCATCGCCGGTCGCGTAGACCATCTTGCCGCGGGCGCCGGCGACGAGTTCGCGTACGTCCTCGAATCTTGCGCCTTCCTTCTCCATTGCCACGACCTTGGTCGAGATCGCGTTCCTGGCGACGCGGGAGGTGTTGCGCATGGTGCGGAAAATCAATTCGGTCTCGCGCTCGTCGTTCGCAACGATGCGCTCCTTCACGAGCTGGTGGATCGGGCTCTCCTTGGTGCACATGAAGCGCGTGCCCATGTTGATGCCCTCGGCGCCGAGCGCGAGTGCCGCGACCAGGCCGCGGCCGTCGCCGAAACCGCCCGAAGCGATCATCGGGATCTTGATCTTGTCGGCAGCGGCCGGGATCAGGATCAGGCCGGGCGTGTCGTCCTCGCCGGGATGGCCGGCGCATTCAAAACCGTCGATCGAGAGCGCATCGACGCCCATCCGCTCGGCCGACAGGCCGTGACGGACGCTGGTGCATTTGTGGATGATCTTGATGCCGTGCTTCTTGAACTCGGTGACGTGTTCCTGCGGCTTGTTGCCTGCGGTCTCCACGATCTTGATGCCGGCCTCGATAATGGCCTGGCGGTACTCGGCGTAGGGCGGCGGCTTGATCGCGGGGAGGATGGTGAGGTTGACGCCGAACGGCTTGTCGGTCATGTCGCGGCAGCGCGCGATTTCGCGTGTGAGATCCTCCGGCGTCGGCTGCGTCAGCGCCGTGATCAGCCCGAGCGCGCCGGCATTGGCAACCGCAGCAACCAGTTCGGCGCGGCCGACCCATTGCATCCCGCCCTGGACGATCGGGTGCTCAACGCCAACGAGTTCGGTGAATCGCGTCTTCATGTCTGCCCTCTGGTTTCCCCGCGCGGGATGCGCCTGCTGTGAGATTTAAGGCAGGATGCCGCCACCCCCTGCAAAAGTCTACCGGGGGCTGGCGGTGGCCAGGGCAACGCCATCATGCAAAAAGCGCGGCTTGTTTCCGCAGTGCGAACAATTCCGCAGGGAGTCCGGCCGGCCCGATCTAGCAGGTAATGTGGAAAAGGCCGATCTTCTTTGCATGCGAGTTGTTGAACGTATGAATCGCCTTGGGGGTCGGCTGCAACAGGACCGTGCAACCCTTTTTCGCGAAATACGTCTCCGCCTCCGGCGACAGGTGGACATTGCCGATCTGGCCCGAACCAAGAATTAGCTGCTCGCATCCGTCCTCATAGATGAACTTCGCTTCGTCTTTCGAGAGGATATGCGAGGTGCCGTAGTACTTCTTCGACAGCTTTTTCTTCCGCCTTGTCACCTCGCCGGAGAGACGAATGATCACGTCGTGTTCATAGGTCTTTCCGTCTATCGTGATGGTGCCGAATGTAGTGCGTTCGATCTCCATGGCCTGATCTCTTCATTCTCGGCACGAGGCCCTGACTCCGCCTCGGCACAAGGCCCGGACTCCGCCGTCCGGCCGGGCATTACTTACGAAGCCACCCCACATGAGACGTTGTTGGGGTTACCACTGCCATCCTATGACGCGCGGTTGAGAAAGATCGGCAGCCCTCGCTTATTGCCGTAGATGGGGCGGCAGCGCTCCGTGTTGTACGTGCTGGCGACGTCCAATTTGCGCGGCCCGAGCTTGGCGTCAGGGATGGGCACGAGGTCGTAGCGCCCCTCCACCAGCGCCGACATGAGGCCGGTCTTGCCATCCAAGATGGCATCGTAGGCCATGTTGCCGAAAGTGAGGGCCACGAGCTTGTCCATGAAGTCCGGATTGCCAGATCGCAGGTCGTAGGTGAGGTCGGACGTGATCGTCTCCTCGCCGACGCGCCGCTTGATCTCGTCGGCGAACGATTCCGCCACGCTCGCCTTCTTGCGATGGCCGTAGGCATCGGGCTCGCCGTATTCCTGCACCTCGTAGCCCTCCCACGCGGCGCCCTCGCTGAGCACGACCAGCGCGTAGTTGCTTGGGTTGGCGCGCTTCTCCTCGACGAGCAACCGGATCAGCTTGTCGAGATCAACCTTGTACTCCGGTATGACGCACCGTATCGAGGTGGCGTACGCGGTGTAGAGCGCGGTAAATCCGGCATCGCGGCCAAAGACGCGGAAGATGCCGATTCGCTCGTGCGAACCGACAGTGGTGCGCTGCCGCTGGATGGCGTCGCTGGCGCGGGTGATCGCGGTCGAGAAGCCGATGCAGTATTCGGTGTTGCGGACGTCGTTGTCCATCGTCTTCGGGATGGCGATGATCTTGACGCCGAGGTCGTTGAGCCTGGCTGCGTAACTGAGCGTGTCGTCGCCGCCGATGGCGATCA is from Bradyrhizobium sp. AZCC 2176 and encodes:
- a CDS encoding NAD(P)H-dependent flavin oxidoreductase — encoded protein: MKTRFTELVGVEHPIVQGGMQWVGRAELVAAVANAGALGLITALTQPTPEDLTREIARCRDMTDKPFGVNLTILPAIKPPPYAEYRQAIIEAGIKIVETAGNKPQEHVTEFKKHGIKIIHKCTSVRHGLSAERMGVDALSIDGFECAGHPGEDDTPGLILIPAAADKIKIPMIASGGFGDGRGLVAALALGAEGINMGTRFMCTKESPIHQLVKERIVANDERETELIFRTMRNTSRVARNAISTKVVAMEKEGARFEDVRELVAGARGKMVYATGDADEGIWSAGQVQGLIHDIPTCAELVSRIMREAEAIIQSRLERMMSGAQRQAAE
- a CDS encoding Mth938-like domain-containing protein; its protein translation is MEIERTTFGTITIDGKTYEHDVIIRLSGEVTRRKKKLSKKYYGTSHILSKDEAKFIYEDGCEQLILGSGQIGNVHLSPEAETYFAKKGCTVLLQPTPKAIHTFNNSHAKKIGLFHITC
- a CDS encoding 6-phosphofructokinase, with the protein product MAKRRIGILTGGGDVPGLNAVIKSVTYRGSENDIEVVGLRRGWEALTHVNLKDPASRAHYIIPLNRDNTRTIDRSGGTVLHSSRTNPSKMKKLPDHLVGDDFPASLSTKGGIATRTWDVSGQVLANLSGLGIEHLIAIGGDDTLSYAARLNDLGVKIIAIPKTMDNDVRNTEYCIGFSTAITRASDAIQRQRTTVGSHERIGIFRVFGRDAGFTALYTAYATSIRCVIPEYKVDLDKLIRLLVEEKRANPSNYALVVLSEGAAWEGYEVQEYGEPDAYGHRKKASVAESFADEIKRRVGEETITSDLTYDLRSGNPDFMDKLVALTFGNMAYDAILDGKTGLMSALVEGRYDLVPIPDAKLGPRKLDVASTYNTERCRPIYGNKRGLPIFLNRAS